Proteins from one Nitrospira sp. genomic window:
- a CDS encoding TVP38/TMEM64 family protein has product MTTATLATIGAPRAMSMWIKLGLGAAAIVAGWWGLSSFDYESYLSPAVLTRRLHDAGPLGPVLLIGSMVGAVIIPPIPSLPLDLAAGAAFGPFYGALYAVIGAEIGAILCFLIARALGRDALARFMKTENIFCQKCTDHQLMGAMFIARFIPLFSFDVVSYGAGLTNISLKTFALATLFGMAPPTFALTYLGSSVVSAQWPLIAGGIVMVALFLAMPKLLARYRTSRVARLLLGPPPASAGSRRETPVLVRCVGCEASVPGV; this is encoded by the coding sequence ATGACCACCGCAACGCTCGCCACGATAGGAGCGCCGCGTGCGATGTCGATGTGGATCAAGCTGGGGCTGGGAGCGGCCGCAATCGTCGCCGGCTGGTGGGGCCTGTCGTCCTTCGACTATGAGAGCTACCTCTCGCCGGCGGTGCTGACGCGGCGGCTGCATGACGCCGGTCCGCTGGGGCCGGTGCTCCTGATCGGCAGCATGGTCGGAGCCGTCATCATCCCGCCGATTCCGAGCTTGCCACTGGATCTTGCCGCCGGAGCCGCCTTCGGGCCATTTTATGGCGCGCTCTATGCCGTGATCGGGGCAGAAATCGGCGCGATTCTCTGCTTTCTCATTGCGCGGGCCTTGGGGCGGGACGCGTTGGCCCGCTTCATGAAGACAGAGAATATCTTCTGCCAGAAGTGCACCGATCACCAACTGATGGGCGCCATGTTCATCGCCCGGTTCATCCCCCTCTTTTCGTTCGACGTGGTGAGCTACGGCGCCGGACTGACGAACATCTCCCTCAAGACCTTCGCCCTCGCCACCCTCTTCGGCATGGCGCCTCCGACGTTCGCCCTCACATATCTGGGTAGCAGCGTCGTCAGTGCGCAATGGCCGTTGATTGCGGGTGGCATCGTCATGGTCGCACTGTTTCTGGCTATGCCGAAGCTGCTGGCCCGGTATCGGACAAGTCGTGTGGCCAGGTTGCTCCTTGGCCCGCCACCGGCTTCGGCAGGGAGTCGAAGAGAGACTCCGGTCCTGGTCCGTTGTGTCGGCTGTGAAGCCTCTGTGCCGGGCGTGTGA
- a CDS encoding VOC family protein, which produces MGKGLNAQWVRIGAVCLSLVTHDSSLAATESPLAVQSVASVGFTVSDMERSVAFYQDLLAFKPVNDVEVDGPEYDQLYGIFGVRARVVKLQLGEQQLELTQFLAPPDVRPVPVPSYSNDLWFQHIAIVVRDMDRAWGQLRKHHVRQISPRPQTIPISNPAAAGIKAIKFRDPDGHNLELLWFPEGKGNPIWKKPGSDLFMGIDHTAMTVRSTESSTKFYRDLLGMTVAGGTLNMGTTQQYLDSLPGARTWVTGLAPKMGPPGLEFLEYELPTAGRPFPTDTHPTDLWHWQTTLVVSDIEAAAAQVHGMGQMISSGVVTLPDKGLGFTKGFLVRDSDGRAVQIVSP; this is translated from the coding sequence ATGGGTAAAGGCCTCAACGCACAGTGGGTTCGAATCGGGGCCGTCTGCTTATCACTCGTCACCCATGACTCATCACTCGCGGCGACAGAGTCTCCCCTTGCTGTTCAATCCGTCGCCTCGGTCGGCTTTACCGTGTCGGACATGGAGCGGTCGGTTGCCTTCTATCAAGACCTGCTGGCGTTTAAGCCGGTGAATGATGTCGAGGTCGACGGGCCGGAGTACGATCAGCTGTACGGGATCTTCGGCGTGCGGGCGCGGGTGGTGAAGCTGCAACTCGGCGAACAGCAATTAGAGCTGACGCAGTTCCTGGCGCCGCCGGATGTGCGACCGGTTCCAGTCCCTTCCTATAGCAACGACCTCTGGTTTCAGCACATTGCGATTGTCGTGCGAGACATGGATAGAGCTTGGGGACAGCTACGCAAGCATCACGTACGCCAGATTTCTCCGCGGCCGCAGACGATTCCCATTTCGAATCCCGCAGCCGCCGGCATCAAGGCGATCAAGTTTCGCGATCCGGACGGTCACAATCTCGAACTGCTCTGGTTCCCCGAAGGCAAGGGCAACCCGATCTGGAAGAAACCCGGCTCTGATCTGTTTATGGGGATCGACCATACGGCCATGACCGTGCGCAGCACCGAAAGCAGCACCAAGTTCTATCGCGACCTGTTGGGGATGACGGTCGCCGGGGGCACGCTCAACATGGGCACGACGCAGCAGTATCTCGACAGTTTGCCCGGTGCCCGCACGTGGGTAACCGGCCTGGCCCCGAAGATGGGCCCGCCTGGCCTAGAATTTCTGGAATATGAACTGCCGACGGCAGGCCGGCCCTTCCCCACCGATACGCACCCGACTGATCTCTGGCATTGGCAGACGACGCTCGTCGTGTCCGACATCGAGGCTGCCGCCGCACAGGTTCACGGCATGGGACAAATGATCTCATCCGGTGTGGTCACGTTGCCGGATAAGGGCTTGGGCTTCACCAAAGGATTTCTTGTGCGTGACTCCGATGGTCGCGCCGTTCAAATTGTGTCACCATGA